The following coding sequences are from one Triplophysa dalaica isolate WHDGS20190420 chromosome 12, ASM1584641v1, whole genome shotgun sequence window:
- the LOC130433117 gene encoding protein FAM83A: MNLAGNGLSVQRFLNPKMIGKIKRRAQEMRKPNRLVCGVDLSHNESTRLAMDALLDTGLTGYQEMLNKENEANFLSVEEKAYILNSAVKPLVEDEETEGYEEMSRSPSVSSWTYFPLATESEPPVLDYGWPVADWSYHLQGIPRVEVFFQSVKSASMKDLLRELIRQATKVLAIVMDTFSDVEIFCDLLEATRKRNVYVYLLLDHTNLQVFEDMCEHLKINKSHLTRMSIRSVQGQTYCAKSGRKFTGQVKEKFIIVDCTQALVGSYSFTWLSWQVHRSLAVLFKGSGVKPFDLEFRTLFAISKPVPGLSCQTSSASDPYSLPPLEQTHTLICPAGTSEAYHLQHKPRSPSFPSIPTPPVLVRRTSYPCISTAPQRSQWLQRKNTIHPTIPSQFSLFHDYNMGSNLEASAEQ, from the exons ATGAACCTTGCAGGTAATGGATTGTCTGTGCAGCGTTTCTTGAATCCCAAAATGATAGGGAAGATAAAACGGAGGGCTCAGGAGATGAGAAAGCCAAACCGTCTGGTGTGTGGGGTGGATCTGAGTCACAACGAGAGCACACGCCTGGCCATGGATGCTCTTCTGGACACGGGGTTGACCGGATACCAGGAGATGTTGAACAAGGAGAACGAAGCCAACTTTCTTTCGGTAGAGGAGAAAGCATACATCTTAAACAGTGCCGTTAAGCCCCTCGTTGAAGATGAAGAAACAGAAGGGTATGAAGAGATGTCCAGGTCTCCATCTGTGTCCTCGTGGACGTACTTTCCTTTGGCCACAGAGAGTGAGCCCCCCGTTCTTGACTATGGCTGGCCAGTGGCTGACTGGAGTTACCACCTGCAAGGCATTCCTCGTGTGGAGGTGTTTTTCCAGTCTGTTAAATCCGCTTCTATGAAAGACCTGCTACGGGAACTTATCAGGCAAGCCACTAAA GTATTGGCAATAGTCATGGACACATTCAGCGATGTGGAGATTTTTTGTGATCTACTGGAAGCAACAAGAAAGCGGAATGTGTACGTCTATCTGCTTTTGGACCACACCAATTTACAGGTGTTTGAGGACATGTGTGAACATTTGAAGATCAACAAGTCACATCTTACT CGGATGTCAATTCGTAGCGTTCAGGGACAAACGTATTGTGCCAAATCTGGGAGAAAGTTCACTGGTCAGGTGAAAGAGAAGTTCATCATTGTAGACTGCACACAGGCGCTGGTCGGCTCCTACAG TTTCACCTGGCTCTCCTGGCAGGTTCACCGAAGCTTGGCTGTGCTCTTTAAAGGCAGCGGGGTGAAACCCTTTGACCTGGAGTTTCGCACACTATTTGCCATTTCTAAACCAGTGCCGGGTCTTTCCTGTCAAACATCCAGTGCCTCTGATCCCTACAGCCTCCCACCCTTGGAGCAAACACACACCCTGATCTGCCCGGCAGGCACCTCAGAGGCTTATCATCTCCAGCACAAGCCGAGGAGCCCAAGTTTCCCAAGCATCCCTACACCTCCTGTACTGGTAAGACGGACCAGCTATCCATGCATCTCAACTGCACCACAAAGATCTCAGTGGCTTCAACGGAAGAACACGATCCATCCCACCATTCCATCTCAGTTCTCT